From a region of the Prevotella melaninogenica genome:
- a CDS encoding MlaE family ABC transporter permease, with protein MLLFKWLTTFGNYLILMGRSFSRPERMRMFLKRYVKEMSQLGVDSIGIVLLISFFIGAVICIQIKLNVQSPWMPHWVSGYVTREIMLLEFSSSIMCLILSGKVGSNIASELGTMRVTQQIDALEIMGINSASYLILPKIMGLITIMPFLVIFSAATGIIGAYATAYLAHIITPVDLTAGLQHDFNPWFMWMSIIKGFFFAFIISSVSSYMGYTVKGGSVEVGKASTDAVVCSSVLILFSDVFLTQMLS; from the coding sequence ATGCTTTTATTCAAATGGCTGACAACATTCGGTAATTATCTTATATTAATGGGACGATCATTCAGTCGTCCTGAACGAATGAGAATGTTCCTAAAGCGATATGTTAAAGAGATGTCCCAGCTGGGTGTTGACTCAATCGGTATCGTATTACTCATCTCTTTCTTTATTGGAGCAGTTATATGTATACAGATTAAACTTAACGTGCAGAGCCCTTGGATGCCACATTGGGTGTCGGGTTATGTGACGAGAGAAATTATGCTTTTGGAGTTCTCCAGCAGTATCATGTGTCTGATCCTATCAGGTAAGGTTGGGTCAAACATTGCTTCAGAGTTAGGAACCATGCGTGTGACACAGCAGATAGATGCCTTAGAGATTATGGGTATCAACTCTGCCAGCTACCTCATCTTACCAAAGATTATGGGACTCATCACAATCATGCCATTCCTTGTTATCTTCTCTGCAGCAACAGGTATCATTGGAGCATACGCCACAGCCTACCTTGCACATATCATCACACCAGTAGATTTGACTGCTGGTTTGCAACATGATTTCAATCCGTGGTTTATGTGGATGAGTATCATCAAGGGATTCTTCTTTGCGTTTATCATTTCAAGTGTATCGTCTTATATGGGCTACACGGTGAAGGGTGGAAGTGTTGAAGTCGGTAAAGCATCTACAGATGCTGTAGTCTGCTCAAGCGTACTGATTCTCTTCAGTGACGTTTTCCTCACACAGATGTTGAGTTAA
- the lptB gene encoding LPS export ABC transporter ATP-binding protein, whose amino-acid sequence MSESDNIVVRPEGEGSILRTDKLVKRYGKRTVANGVSINVKQGEIVGLLGPNGAGKTTSFYMATGLVVPNEGHVYIDDQEITNFPVYKRARAGIGYLPQEASVFRKMSVEDNIMSVLEMTKLSKQERIDKMESLIREFRLEKVRKNLGDRLSGGERRRCEIARCLAIDPKFIMLDEPFAGVDPIAVEDIQHIVWRLKFRNIGILITDHNVHETLNITDRAYLLFEGRILFKGTPEELAANKIVKEKYLGTDFVLQKKDFQLLDQRKRAQEEANGL is encoded by the coding sequence ATGTCAGAATCAGATAATATTGTTGTACGCCCAGAAGGCGAGGGAAGTATTCTTCGTACAGATAAACTGGTGAAGCGATACGGAAAGCGTACTGTTGCCAATGGTGTGAGCATCAATGTGAAGCAGGGTGAGATTGTGGGACTGCTCGGACCAAATGGTGCGGGAAAAACCACGTCGTTTTATATGGCAACTGGATTGGTGGTTCCTAATGAGGGACATGTATATATTGATGATCAGGAAATTACCAACTTCCCTGTTTATAAGCGTGCTCGTGCTGGTATTGGCTATCTTCCACAGGAGGCGAGTGTCTTCCGTAAGATGAGTGTGGAAGATAATATCATGAGTGTCTTGGAGATGACAAAGCTGTCAAAGCAGGAGCGTATCGACAAGATGGAGAGTCTGATTCGCGAATTCCGATTAGAAAAGGTACGTAAGAATCTTGGTGACCGTCTTTCTGGTGGTGAGCGTCGTCGTTGTGAGATTGCTCGCTGTTTGGCTATCGACCCAAAGTTTATCATGCTTGACGAACCTTTTGCGGGCGTAGACCCTATTGCGGTAGAGGATATTCAGCACATCGTTTGGCGTTTGAAGTTCCGTAATATCGGTATTCTTATCACCGACCACAATGTACATGAGACGCTGAATATTACCGATCGTGCCTATCTTCTTTTTGAGGGACGCATTCTCTTCAAGGGCACTCCAGAAGAGTTGGCAGCCAATAAGATTGTGAAGGAGAAATATCTCGGTACAGACTTCGTTCTTCAGAAGAAAGACTTCCAGTTGCTCGATCAGCGTAAACGTGCACAGGAAGAGGCTAATGGTTTATAA
- a CDS encoding sensor histidine kinase: MQWTDRIRQVKIFLVVAAILIAVASLLVSRSLTHDLSEQERSKMQVWAEAMKSLSAADENTDLSLVLKVLDENHTIPVVVLDNDGAVTEYRNIIIKARNAEDSVNYVTSLGQQLKASGQVIRISLSKNHNDYIDVCYDDSLMLKRIALYPYVQLGVVMLFVIVAIFALLTSKRAEQNKVWVGLSKETAHQLGTPISSLMAWTTILKETYPDDELLPEMDKDVKRLQLIADRFSKIGSVPEPVPSSLNEVLNHVVDYMDRRTSKKIEMKTELPADDIIINMNASLFEWVIENLCKNAVDAMGGKIGSITLRLEETDKRAIVEVSDTGKGIKKKDIRNVFRPGFTTKERGWGLGLSLAKRIVEEYHHGKIYVKSSEVGRGTTFRIELRKA; the protein is encoded by the coding sequence ATGCAGTGGACTGATAGAATTCGTCAGGTAAAGATATTTCTGGTGGTTGCAGCAATTCTTATTGCTGTGGCTTCTTTGCTTGTATCTCGCTCTTTGACACATGATTTGTCAGAGCAGGAAAGGAGTAAGATGCAAGTTTGGGCAGAAGCAATGAAATCGCTTAGTGCTGCGGATGAGAACACCGATCTTAGTCTTGTTTTGAAGGTGTTAGATGAGAATCACACTATACCTGTTGTTGTTTTGGATAATGATGGGGCTGTAACAGAATACCGTAACATCATTATTAAAGCGCGTAATGCAGAGGATAGCGTTAATTACGTTACTTCTTTAGGTCAACAACTGAAAGCATCAGGTCAGGTTATTCGTATCTCTTTGAGTAAGAATCATAATGATTATATAGATGTATGCTATGATGATTCATTGATGTTAAAGCGTATTGCGCTTTATCCCTATGTACAATTAGGTGTTGTTATGCTATTTGTTATTGTAGCTATTTTTGCCTTATTGACATCAAAACGTGCAGAGCAAAACAAAGTATGGGTTGGATTAAGTAAGGAAACGGCTCACCAGTTAGGTACTCCTATCTCCTCTCTTATGGCATGGACAACAATTTTGAAGGAAACATATCCTGACGATGAACTCCTGCCAGAGATGGATAAAGACGTGAAACGTTTACAGCTTATTGCTGATCGCTTTTCAAAGATTGGTTCCGTTCCAGAGCCAGTCCCATCCAGTCTTAATGAAGTTCTCAATCATGTTGTTGACTATATGGATCGTCGTACATCAAAGAAAATAGAGATGAAGACGGAATTGCCAGCAGATGATATAATTATTAATATGAATGCCTCACTCTTTGAGTGGGTAATCGAGAACCTCTGTAAGAATGCTGTTGATGCGATGGGAGGAAAGATCGGTAGTATTACACTTCGTTTAGAAGAGACAGACAAGCGTGCTATTGTAGAGGTGAGCGATACAGGAAAGGGTATTAAAAAGAAAGACATAAGAAACGTTTTTCGTCCAGGCTTTACTACTAAGGAACGAGGTTGGGGCTTAGGTTTGAGTCTTGCAAAGCGTATTGTTGAGGAATATCATCATGGTAAGATATATGTGAAAAGTTCGGAAGTAGGGAGGGGGACAACTTTTCGCATAGAACTTCGCAAAGCGTAA
- the der gene encoding ribosome biogenesis GTPase Der has protein sequence MANLVAIVGRPNVGKSTLFNRLTQTRHAIVSDTAGTTRDRQYGKCQWNGREFSIVDTGGWVVKSDDIFEDAIRKQVLVATEEADLVLFVVDTETGITDWDEDVALILRRTKLPVLLVANKVDNSGEYYQAAEFYKLGLGEPICISAATGGGTGDLLDILLENLKDVPEEAVDQDIPRFAVVGRPNAGKSSIINAFIGEDRNIVTEIAGTTRDSIYTRYTKFGFDFYLVDTAGIRRKNKVSEDLEFYSVMRSIRSIENSDVCILMLDATRGIEAQDMNIFQLIQRNNKSLVVVVNKWDLVEDKNQKVIDTFENAIRKRMAPFVDFPIIFASALTKQRIFKVLETAKEVYQNRTMHIGTTKLNEVMLPIIEATPPQSVKGKYIKIKYCSQLPNTQIPSFVFYANLPQYVKEQYRRFLENKIRENWNLHGCPINIFIRQK, from the coding sequence ATGGCAAATTTAGTAGCTATTGTGGGACGCCCAAACGTAGGTAAGTCCACACTTTTCAATCGATTAACTCAGACACGTCATGCGATTGTGAGCGATACTGCAGGTACAACACGCGACCGTCAGTATGGTAAGTGTCAGTGGAACGGACGCGAATTTTCTATTGTTGACACTGGTGGATGGGTTGTTAAATCAGACGATATTTTTGAAGATGCAATCCGCAAGCAGGTGCTTGTGGCAACGGAAGAGGCTGACCTCGTTCTCTTTGTTGTTGATACTGAAACGGGTATTACCGACTGGGATGAGGACGTAGCATTGATTCTTCGTCGCACTAAGCTCCCTGTACTCCTTGTTGCAAATAAGGTTGACAACAGCGGTGAGTATTATCAGGCAGCAGAGTTCTATAAACTCGGTTTGGGAGAGCCTATCTGTATTAGTGCTGCTACTGGTGGTGGAACAGGTGATTTGCTTGATATTCTGCTTGAGAACTTGAAGGATGTACCAGAGGAGGCTGTTGATCAGGATATCCCTCGTTTTGCAGTCGTAGGTCGTCCTAACGCTGGTAAGTCAAGTATTATCAATGCCTTCATTGGTGAGGACCGTAATATTGTGACCGAGATTGCTGGTACAACGCGCGATAGTATCTATACACGCTATACGAAGTTTGGTTTTGATTTCTATCTTGTTGATACCGCAGGTATCCGTCGTAAGAACAAGGTGAGCGAAGACTTGGAGTTCTATAGCGTTATGCGTTCTATCCGAAGCATTGAGAACTCTGATGTTTGTATTCTTATGTTGGATGCAACACGTGGTATCGAGGCGCAGGATATGAATATCTTCCAGCTCATACAGCGTAATAACAAGAGTCTTGTTGTCGTTGTGAATAAGTGGGATTTGGTTGAAGACAAGAACCAAAAGGTTATTGATACCTTCGAGAATGCTATTCGTAAGCGTATGGCTCCATTCGTTGACTTCCCAATCATTTTTGCTTCAGCACTGACAAAGCAGCGTATCTTTAAGGTTTTGGAAACTGCGAAAGAGGTATATCAGAACCGCACAATGCATATCGGTACAACGAAGTTGAATGAGGTGATGCTTCCTATCATTGAGGCAACGCCACCACAGTCAGTGAAGGGTAAGTACATCAAGATTAAGTATTGCTCACAACTTCCAAACACACAGATTCCTTCTTTCGTGTTCTATGCGAACCTGCCACAGTATGTTAAGGAGCAGTATCGTCGTTTCTTGGAGAACAAGATACGTGAGAACTGGAACCTGCATGGCTGTCCAATCAATATATTCATTCGTCAGAAGTAG
- the tig gene encoding trigger factor: protein MKISFENPDKVNGLMTITVEEADYKDEVEKTLKDYRKRANVPGFRQGQVPVGLIKRQYGPQVKMDAINKILGESLQKYIADNKIQMLGQPMGSESQEAVDLEKPAPYEFKFDIAVAPEFKIELNGKNKIDYYEIAVDDKLIDQQVEMFQSRSGHYEQAEVFDPEQRDLLKGDLRELDENGNTLEGGITVEGASLMPQYIKVEDQKKLFDGAKLGDIITFNPTAAYPDNDIEVSSLLKIKKEEVAEHKGNFSYQITEISRFVKAENNAELWKSVYGEDADIKDEAAFRKAIADGLTEQLKGDSNYKFIQDLRTYCEKKVGDLTYPDAILKRIMLANNQDKGEEFVEKNYAQSIKELTWHLIKEQLAKDHNIKVDDNDVRESARQMARAQFAQYGMTNVPEDYLNGYADEMLKKRENVDSFVEAALDRKLAEAIKEVVKLNVKTVSLEEFNKLVSE from the coding sequence ATGAAAATTTCATTTGAGAATCCCGACAAAGTGAATGGCTTGATGACCATCACTGTTGAGGAAGCTGATTACAAGGATGAGGTAGAGAAAACTCTCAAGGATTATCGCAAGCGTGCCAACGTTCCTGGTTTCCGTCAGGGTCAGGTGCCTGTAGGTCTGATTAAGCGTCAGTATGGTCCACAGGTAAAGATGGATGCTATTAATAAGATTCTTGGTGAGAGCCTCCAGAAATATATCGCTGATAACAAGATTCAGATGTTGGGTCAGCCAATGGGTTCTGAGTCTCAAGAGGCAGTAGACTTGGAGAAACCAGCTCCTTATGAGTTCAAGTTTGATATTGCTGTTGCTCCAGAGTTCAAGATTGAACTGAATGGTAAGAACAAGATTGACTACTACGAGATTGCTGTTGATGACAAGTTGATCGATCAGCAGGTTGAGATGTTCCAGAGCCGTTCTGGTCACTATGAGCAGGCTGAGGTATTCGATCCAGAGCAGCGTGACTTGTTGAAGGGTGACCTTCGTGAGTTGGATGAGAATGGAAATACACTCGAGGGTGGTATCACCGTTGAGGGTGCATCATTGATGCCACAGTATATCAAGGTTGAGGATCAGAAGAAGCTCTTCGATGGTGCTAAGCTTGGTGACATCATTACCTTCAACCCAACAGCAGCTTACCCTGATAATGATATCGAGGTTTCTTCACTCTTGAAGATTAAGAAGGAGGAGGTTGCTGAGCACAAGGGTAACTTCTCTTATCAGATTACAGAGATTTCACGCTTCGTTAAGGCTGAGAACAACGCTGAGCTTTGGAAGAGTGTTTATGGTGAGGATGCTGATATCAAGGATGAGGCTGCTTTTCGTAAGGCTATCGCTGACGGCTTGACAGAGCAGTTGAAGGGTGATTCTAACTACAAGTTCATTCAGGATCTCCGCACTTACTGCGAGAAGAAGGTAGGTGATTTGACTTATCCAGACGCTATCTTGAAGCGCATCATGTTGGCAAACAACCAGGATAAGGGTGAGGAGTTCGTAGAGAAGAACTATGCACAGAGTATCAAGGAGTTGACATGGCACTTGATTAAGGAGCAGTTGGCTAAGGATCACAACATCAAGGTTGATGACAATGATGTTCGTGAGAGCGCTCGCCAGATGGCACGTGCACAGTTTGCTCAGTATGGTATGACCAACGTACCAGAGGATTACTTGAATGGTTATGCTGATGAGATGCTGAAGAAGCGTGAGAATGTAGATTCATTCGTTGAGGCAGCTCTCGATCGTAAGCTTGCTGAGGCTATCAAGGAGGTTGTTAAATTGAACGTTAAGACAGTAAGTCTTGAGGAATTCAACAAACTTGTAAGCGAGTAA
- the era gene encoding GTPase Era has translation MHKAGFVNIVGNPNVGKSTLMNQLVGEKLSIATFKAQTTRHRIMGIVNTEDTQIVFSDTPGVLKPNYKMQEMMLQFSESALADADILLYVTDVVEDPEKNMDFLEKVSKMSIPVILLINKIDESDQKTLGKLVTKWHGLLPNAEILPISAKNKFGVDILLKRVHELLPESPAFFDKDQLTDKPAKFFVSEIIREKILRYYDKEIPYSVEVVVERFKEDDRQIHISAIIYVERSSQKGIIIGHQGMALKKVSTEARKSLERFFDKKIFLETFVKVDKDWRNSQKELKHFGYSPE, from the coding sequence ATGCATAAAGCTGGATTTGTAAATATCGTTGGTAATCCGAATGTCGGAAAGAGTACGCTGATGAATCAACTCGTCGGTGAGAAACTCAGTATTGCCACGTTTAAGGCACAGACAACGCGCCATCGTATTATGGGAATTGTCAATACAGAGGATACCCAGATAGTATTTTCAGACACACCGGGTGTACTGAAACCAAACTATAAGATGCAGGAGATGATGCTCCAGTTCTCTGAATCTGCTTTGGCAGATGCCGATATCTTGCTTTATGTAACAGATGTTGTTGAAGACCCAGAGAAGAATATGGACTTCTTGGAGAAGGTTTCTAAGATGTCAATTCCTGTCATCCTTCTGATTAATAAGATTGATGAGAGCGACCAGAAAACACTTGGTAAGCTCGTAACAAAGTGGCATGGACTGTTGCCTAATGCAGAGATACTCCCTATTTCGGCTAAGAATAAGTTTGGAGTAGATATTCTTTTGAAGCGTGTTCACGAACTGTTACCAGAGAGTCCAGCTTTCTTTGATAAAGACCAGTTGACAGATAAGCCAGCTAAGTTCTTCGTATCAGAGATTATTCGTGAGAAGATTCTGCGCTATTATGATAAGGAAATCCCTTATTCTGTTGAGGTTGTTGTTGAACGTTTCAAGGAAGATGATCGTCAGATTCACATCAGTGCTATCATTTACGTGGAACGTAGCAGCCAGAAAGGAATTATTATTGGCCATCAGGGTATGGCACTTAAGAAGGTGTCTACCGAAGCGCGTAAGAGCTTGGAGCGTTTCTTTGATAAGAAGATCTTCCTTGAGACTTTCGTGAAAGTGGATAAGGACTGGCGCAACTCACAGAAGGAGTTGAAACACTTTGGTTATAGTCCAGAGTAA
- the clpP gene encoding ATP-dependent Clp endopeptidase proteolytic subunit ClpP has translation MNDFRKYATGHLGMNGMVLDDVMRAQAQYLNPYILEERQLNVTQMDVFSRLMMERIIFLGTQVDDYSANTIQAQLLYLDSVDPGKDISIYINSPGGSVTAGLGIYDTMQFISSDVATLCTGMAASMAAVLLVAGKEGKRSALKHSRVMIHQPLGGVQGQASDIEIEAREIQKFKKELYNIISEHSHQPFEKVWNDSDRNYWMTSEEAKEYGMIDEVLMRKPVSNASEEVK, from the coding sequence ATGAACGATTTTAGAAAGTATGCTACAGGGCATCTTGGGATGAACGGTATGGTGCTTGATGACGTGATGAGAGCACAGGCACAGTATCTTAACCCATATATCCTTGAGGAGCGTCAGCTGAATGTGACTCAGATGGATGTCTTCTCACGTCTGATGATGGAGAGAATCATCTTCCTTGGTACTCAGGTAGATGACTATTCAGCCAATACAATTCAGGCACAGCTGCTTTACTTGGACTCTGTTGACCCAGGTAAGGATATATCTATTTATATTAACTCTCCTGGTGGAAGCGTTACTGCGGGCTTAGGTATTTATGATACCATGCAATTTATCTCCAGTGATGTTGCTACACTGTGTACAGGTATGGCTGCGTCTATGGCTGCCGTACTGCTCGTTGCAGGTAAGGAGGGCAAGCGTTCTGCCTTGAAACATAGTCGTGTGATGATTCATCAGCCATTGGGTGGTGTACAAGGTCAGGCATCTGACATAGAGATTGAGGCACGCGAGATTCAGAAGTTCAAGAAAGAACTCTATAACATCATCAGCGAACACTCTCATCAACCATTCGAAAAGGTTTGGAATGACAGTGACCGTAACTACTGGATGACTTCGGAAGAGGCTAAGGAGTACGGTATGATTGATGAGGTTTTGATGAGAAAACCAGTAAGTAACGCTTCAGAAGAAGTAAAGTAA
- a CDS encoding YceD family protein produces MDLETLKIDLKGLEEGVNHLEFDLDDAYFKAVDAPEVSQGRVHVSLDIVRTGDDFFTLDFHEAGTVMVPCDICLDPVEQPIGTTQRLEVKLGKENSEEDDLVTVAEDEGILDVAWYLYEFIALAIPIKHVHAPGKCNPAMVRALEEYSAARSGEEDEQAMDPRWEALLKLKK; encoded by the coding sequence ATGGACTTAGAAACCCTTAAAATAGATTTGAAGGGTCTGGAAGAAGGTGTAAATCACCTTGAGTTCGACCTGGATGACGCTTACTTTAAGGCAGTTGACGCTCCTGAAGTGAGTCAAGGACGTGTGCATGTATCTCTTGATATTGTGCGCACAGGAGATGATTTCTTTACCCTTGATTTCCATGAGGCAGGTACGGTAATGGTTCCGTGCGATATATGTCTCGACCCAGTAGAGCAGCCAATAGGGACAACACAACGTCTCGAAGTTAAGTTAGGAAAAGAAAACTCAGAAGAGGACGACCTTGTGACGGTGGCCGAGGACGAAGGAATACTCGATGTTGCATGGTACCTCTACGAATTCATAGCTCTCGCAATCCCTATCAAGCATGTGCATGCACCTGGAAAATGCAACCCTGCTATGGTACGAGCTCTTGAGGAGTATTCTGCCGCCCGAAGCGGTGAGGAAGACGAGCAGGCGATGGATCCGCGCTGGGAAGCTCTATTAAAATTGAAAAAATAA
- a CDS encoding beta-ketoacyl-ACP synthase III — protein MSKINAIITGVAGYVPDYVLNNEELSRMVDTNDEWITTRTGIKERRILTEEGLGTSYMARKAAKLLMTKTGADPDSIDAVVVATTTPDYPHPSTASIVLGKLGLKNAFAFDLAAACCGFMYALDVACNMIQSGRHKRIIVIGADKMSAITDYRDRATCPLFGDGAGAVMLEGTTEEGVGMIDSYHRTDGKGLPFLHIKAGGSVCPSSSFTIDHRLHYTYQEGRTVFRYAVTAMGDDCAALLERNGLTQDDVDYVVCHQANLRIIEAVAKRIGVPMEKVLVNIQRYGNTSAACMPLVLWDFESQLKKGDNIIFTGFGAGFVNGASYFKWAYDGDAAAVKK, from the coding sequence ATGAGTAAGATTAATGCGATTATAACAGGTGTCGCAGGTTACGTGCCAGACTATGTCCTCAACAATGAGGAATTGTCTCGCATGGTTGATACTAATGATGAGTGGATTACCACTCGTACAGGTATCAAGGAACGCCGAATCCTCACCGAAGAGGGACTCGGTACTTCCTATATGGCCCGCAAGGCAGCAAAGCTCCTGATGACAAAGACAGGTGCTGATCCAGACAGTATTGATGCTGTTGTTGTTGCTACAACGACTCCTGACTATCCGCATCCTTCAACAGCTTCTATCGTATTAGGAAAGCTTGGATTGAAGAATGCCTTCGCATTTGACTTAGCTGCTGCATGTTGTGGCTTCATGTATGCACTCGATGTTGCCTGCAATATGATCCAAAGTGGTCGTCACAAGCGTATCATTGTTATTGGTGCTGATAAGATGTCAGCTATTACTGATTATCGTGATCGCGCAACTTGTCCACTTTTCGGTGATGGTGCAGGTGCTGTGATGTTAGAGGGTACAACCGAGGAAGGCGTTGGTATGATTGATTCTTATCATCGCACAGACGGTAAGGGACTTCCATTCCTCCATATCAAGGCAGGTGGTTCTGTATGTCCTTCTTCAAGCTTTACAATTGATCATCGTTTGCATTACACTTACCAAGAGGGACGCACCGTCTTCCGTTATGCTGTTACAGCGATGGGTGACGACTGTGCTGCACTTTTGGAGCGCAATGGCTTGACTCAAGATGATGTTGATTACGTAGTTTGTCATCAGGCAAACCTTCGTATCATCGAGGCTGTTGCAAAACGCATTGGAGTTCCAATGGAGAAGGTATTGGTTAACATTCAGCGTTATGGTAATACCAGTGCTGCTTGTATGCCACTTGTTCTTTGGGATTTTGAGTCACAGCTGAAGAAGGGTGATAATATCATTTTCACCGGCTTTGGTGCAGGTTTCGTTAATGGCGCATCTTACTTTAAGTGGGCTTATGACGGTGACGCTGCTGCGGTTAAGAAATAA
- a CDS encoding ABC transporter ATP-binding protein, translated as MIEVKHLFKSFGDKEVLKDINIVFEDGKTNLIIGQSGAGKTVLMRSLTGLLDPTKGEVLYDGRNFVNMTKKDKILMRREMGMIFQGAALFDSLTVLENVRFPLDMFSDMTAQERDKRAMECLDRVNLTGAEQKFPGEISGGMQKRVAIARAIVMNPKYLFCDEPNSGLDPKTSLVIDELLTSITREFNMTTIINTHDMNSVLGIGENIVFIADGRKEWQGNKETVITSQNQKLNDLVFASDLFKKVKSIEENKTTL; from the coding sequence ATGATTGAAGTAAAACATCTATTCAAATCATTCGGCGACAAGGAAGTGCTGAAGGATATAAACATCGTTTTTGAAGACGGAAAAACAAACCTCATCATCGGACAGAGTGGTGCAGGTAAGACCGTTCTCATGCGTTCGCTCACCGGACTGCTTGACCCAACCAAGGGTGAAGTTCTTTATGACGGACGTAATTTTGTCAACATGACAAAGAAAGACAAGATTCTCATGCGTCGTGAGATGGGTATGATTTTCCAAGGTGCTGCCCTCTTTGACTCGCTCACTGTACTGGAGAATGTTCGTTTCCCATTGGACATGTTTTCAGACATGACTGCTCAGGAACGTGACAAAAGAGCTATGGAATGTCTTGATCGTGTGAACCTGACTGGAGCTGAACAGAAGTTTCCCGGTGAGATTTCGGGTGGTATGCAAAAGCGTGTAGCTATTGCTCGCGCCATCGTTATGAACCCAAAATATCTTTTCTGCGATGAGCCAAACTCTGGTCTTGACCCTAAGACATCACTGGTCATAGACGAACTTTTGACGAGTATCACGCGTGAGTTCAACATGACTACCATCATCAACACTCATGATATGAACTCCGTCTTGGGTATTGGTGAGAATATCGTTTTCATTGCAGATGGTAGAAAAGAATGGCAAGGCAACAAAGAGACTGTCATCACTTCACAGAACCAGAAACTTAACGACCTCGTCTTTGCTTCTGACCTCTTTAAGAAAGTCAAGAGCATAGAAGAAAACAAGACTACATTATAA
- a CDS encoding transposase, with protein sequence MKSNPAIYVEGIGWRRERVASLLRRLKGHDYQGRCIYMITLCTEGRQPLLGRLMRRTAAVASAYIEPTELGSEVKRCWREIPKHYPEVSVLAFQVMPDHIHGILFVTHEMAVHLGKVINGFKVGCNRAYRRLVLGSSEAMPQKQGQEERIGRQRLDGCGEGAKQRGCKHPEHGMLFVPGYHDSVLRGKGQLENMFRYIADNPRRLAMKRDNPQLFRVVNSLKVGERTFSAIGNQWLLEHPIRLQVRCHNNKTPENLRLIALQKEYFLARGREGGVLVSPCISAGEKEIARAALEEKLPLIVLLENGFPPLYKPPGQYFDACCEGRLLMLAPWAYHHERRTISREQCKALNSMSAALSNEAWTTAFEQELLGYTSGEE encoded by the coding sequence ATGAAAAGTAATCCTGCGATATATGTGGAAGGGATAGGCTGGCGTCGTGAACGTGTGGCGTCGCTGCTACGGAGGCTTAAAGGGCATGACTATCAAGGGCGGTGTATCTACATGATAACGCTCTGTACGGAAGGAAGGCAGCCATTGTTGGGTAGGCTTATGCGAAGGACAGCAGCTGTAGCATCCGCTTATATCGAGCCAACAGAGCTGGGGAGTGAGGTCAAGCGTTGTTGGAGAGAGATTCCCAAGCATTATCCAGAGGTGAGTGTGCTTGCCTTTCAGGTTATGCCGGACCATATACACGGCATCCTCTTTGTGACGCATGAGATGGCTGTACACCTGGGGAAGGTTATTAATGGGTTCAAGGTAGGCTGTAATCGGGCGTATCGTCGGTTGGTATTGGGGAGTTCTGAGGCAATGCCTCAGAAGCAGGGACAGGAGGAGAGAATAGGAAGGCAGAGGCTGGATGGATGCGGAGAAGGTGCGAAACAGAGAGGCTGCAAGCACCCAGAGCATGGCATGCTCTTTGTGCCAGGCTATCATGACAGCGTGCTAAGGGGGAAGGGACAGCTGGAGAATATGTTCAGATATATTGCTGATAATCCACGACGGCTGGCGATGAAGCGGGATAATCCGCAACTCTTTCGTGTCGTGAATAGTTTGAAGGTGGGTGAAAGAACTTTCTCTGCTATAGGAAATCAGTGGTTACTGGAGCACCCAATAAGACTGCAGGTGCGTTGTCATAATAATAAGACGCCAGAGAATCTGCGCCTTATAGCCTTGCAAAAGGAATATTTCCTTGCACGAGGACGAGAGGGAGGAGTACTTGTTAGTCCCTGTATATCGGCTGGAGAAAAAGAAATAGCACGTGCAGCATTGGAGGAGAAACTCCCACTCATCGTCTTATTAGAAAACGGTTTCCCGCCTCTCTATAAACCGCCTGGGCAGTACTTTGATGCTTGTTGTGAAGGGCGACTCCTTATGTTAGCTCCATGGGCATATCATCACGAACGCAGGACTATTTCGCGAGAGCAGTGTAAAGCGCTTAATTCAATGTCGGCTGCACTTAGCAATGAGGCGTGGACGACGGCATTCGAGCAGGAATTGTTAGGATATACTTCTGGCGAAGAATAG
- the rpmF gene encoding 50S ribosomal protein L32, with translation MAHPKRRQSKTRTLKRRTHDKAVAPTLALCPNCGAYYVYHTVCPTCGNYRGKVAVVKETAE, from the coding sequence ATGGCACATCCAAAAAGAAGACAGTCAAAGACTCGTACACTCAAGAGAAGAACTCACGATAAGGCAGTAGCTCCTACATTGGCTTTATGCCCTAACTGTGGTGCTTATTATGTTTATCACACAGTTTGCCCAACTTGTGGTAACTATCGTGGTAAGGTTGCTGTCGTAAAGGAAACAGCTGAGTAA